Proteins encoded by one window of Channa argus isolate prfri chromosome 13, Channa argus male v1.0, whole genome shotgun sequence:
- the LOC137139439 gene encoding uncharacterized protein isoform X1 produces the protein MSVVCVALSRHVLALRNSGMLLMMQYAQTAAAPAPEPRMKNFQVYRWDPDKGRDKPRLQTYEINLNMSIEPYLKRRTELEKGGSSISNQWKTDKNWMACMSVYSVLQHPLSKLLVEWRQISGTCCPNPNLCLSKPQDQFSLFRCHTIMNCANTCTLTPKVFKVLINACTLNFNKELIKVWFLIVCSTHMPHRDSAQERPMHRSKNDGNLKTRKQQLHELLRSQMAKDPLTILKSKLRKRTKHTRKAPCIIFMSVSVYEERCGVHPEHVGSLSQGYTETDNHPYWIYRGLIKTTTHLKNQKPGPFIAVLLDMSLNVIHPSFICIIYLCAFCTDKRQNVERG, from the exons ATGTCCGTGGTCTGTGTTGCCCTGAGTCGACATGTGTTGGCTCTTAGAAACTCTGGCATGTTGCTG ATGATGCAGTACGCTCAGACTGCTGCTGCACCTGCTCCTGAACCCAGAATGAAGAATTTTCAGGTTTACCGGTGGGACCCTGATAAAGGTAGAGACAAACCAAGACTGCAGACGTATGAAATTAATCTAAACAT GTCAATTGAGCCCTACCTGAAAAGAAGAACAGAACTCGAGAAGGGAGGGAGCAGCATTTCCAATCAGTGgaagacagacaaaaactg GATGGCCTGTATGAGCGTATACTCTGTGCTGCAGCACCCGCTGTCCAAGCTACTGGTGGAATGGAGACAAATATCTGGGACCTGCTGTCCTAATCCAA ATTTGTGTCTGTCAAAACCTCAGGACCaattctctctctttcgctgCCATACTATCATGAACTGCGCTAACACTTGCACACTAACACCCAAGGTGTTTAAAGTATTAATTAATGCATGCACACTTAACTTTAACAAGGAGTTAATAAAGGTTTGGTTTCTCATAGTCTGTTCTACACACATGCCCCACAGGGACTCAGCCCAGGAAAGGCCAATGCACAGATCAAAAAATGATGGCAACTTGAAGACAAGAAAGCAGCAGCTTCATGAACTTCTAAGAAGCCAGATGGCTAAAGATCCACTAACAATACTTAAATCTAAGTTAAGAAAAAGAACGAAGCACACAAGGAAGGCACCTTGTATCATTTtcatgagtgtgagtgtgtatgaggAAAGATGTGGAGTACACCCTGAACATGTTggcagtctatctcagggctacACAGAGACCGACAACCACCCCTACTGGATTTATAGAGGccttataaaaacaacaacacatctcaaaaatcAGAAACCTGGACCCTTTATCGCAGTACTTTTGGACATGTCATTAAATGTAATTCATCCATcgtttatttgtattatttacctGTGTGCCTTTTGTACTGACAAACGTCAAAATGTCGAAAGAGGCTAA
- the LOC137139439 gene encoding uncharacterized protein isoform X2 — MSVVCVALSRHVLALRNSGMLLMMQYAQTAAAPAPEPRMKNFQVYRWDPDKGRDKPRLQTYEINLNMSIEPYLKRRTELEKGGSSISNQWKTDKNWMACMSVYSVLQHPLSKLLVEWRQISGTCCPNPKQMMEDNFFIPQAYRDSAQERPMHRSKNDGNLKTRKQQLHELLRSQMAKDPLTILKSKLRKRTKHTRKAPCIIFMSVSVYEERCGVHPEHVGSLSQGYTETDNHPYWIYRGLIKTTTHLKNQKPGPFIAVLLDMSLNVIHPSFICIIYLCAFCTDKRQNVERG; from the exons ATGTCCGTGGTCTGTGTTGCCCTGAGTCGACATGTGTTGGCTCTTAGAAACTCTGGCATGTTGCTG ATGATGCAGTACGCTCAGACTGCTGCTGCACCTGCTCCTGAACCCAGAATGAAGAATTTTCAGGTTTACCGGTGGGACCCTGATAAAGGTAGAGACAAACCAAGACTGCAGACGTATGAAATTAATCTAAACAT GTCAATTGAGCCCTACCTGAAAAGAAGAACAGAACTCGAGAAGGGAGGGAGCAGCATTTCCAATCAGTGgaagacagacaaaaactg GATGGCCTGTATGAGCGTATACTCTGTGCTGCAGCACCCGCTGTCCAAGCTACTGGTGGAATGGAGACAAATATCTGGGACCTGCTGTCCTAATCCAA AGCAAATGATGGaagacaatttttttattcCACAGGCATACAG GGACTCAGCCCAGGAAAGGCCAATGCACAGATCAAAAAATGATGGCAACTTGAAGACAAGAAAGCAGCAGCTTCATGAACTTCTAAGAAGCCAGATGGCTAAAGATCCACTAACAATACTTAAATCTAAGTTAAGAAAAAGAACGAAGCACACAAGGAAGGCACCTTGTATCATTTtcatgagtgtgagtgtgtatgaggAAAGATGTGGAGTACACCCTGAACATGTTggcagtctatctcagggctacACAGAGACCGACAACCACCCCTACTGGATTTATAGAGGccttataaaaacaacaacacatctcaaaaatcAGAAACCTGGACCCTTTATCGCAGTACTTTTGGACATGTCATTAAATGTAATTCATCCATcgtttatttgtattatttacctGTGTGCCTTTTGTACTGACAAACGTCAAAATGTCGAAAGAGGCTAA
- the LOC137139439 gene encoding succinate dehydrogenase [ubiquinone] iron-sulfur subunit, mitochondrial-like isoform X3 — translation MSVVCVALSRHVLALRNSGMLLMMQYAQTAAAPAPEPRMKNFQVYRWDPDKGRDKPRLQTYEINLNMSIEPYLKRRTELEKGGSSISNQWKTDKNWMACMSVYSVLQHPLSKLLVEWRQISGTCCPNPNLCLSKPQDQFSLFRCHTIMNCANTCTLTPKGLSPGKANAQIKK, via the exons ATGTCCGTGGTCTGTGTTGCCCTGAGTCGACATGTGTTGGCTCTTAGAAACTCTGGCATGTTGCTG ATGATGCAGTACGCTCAGACTGCTGCTGCACCTGCTCCTGAACCCAGAATGAAGAATTTTCAGGTTTACCGGTGGGACCCTGATAAAGGTAGAGACAAACCAAGACTGCAGACGTATGAAATTAATCTAAACAT GTCAATTGAGCCCTACCTGAAAAGAAGAACAGAACTCGAGAAGGGAGGGAGCAGCATTTCCAATCAGTGgaagacagacaaaaactg GATGGCCTGTATGAGCGTATACTCTGTGCTGCAGCACCCGCTGTCCAAGCTACTGGTGGAATGGAGACAAATATCTGGGACCTGCTGTCCTAATCCAA ATTTGTGTCTGTCAAAACCTCAGGACCaattctctctctttcgctgCCATACTATCATGAACTGCGCTAACACTTGCACACTAACACCCAAG GGACTCAGCCCAGGAAAGGCCAATGCACAGATCAAAAAATGA
- the LOC137139439 gene encoding succinate dehydrogenase [ubiquinone] iron-sulfur subunit, mitochondrial-like isoform X4, giving the protein MSVVCVALSRHVLALRNSGMLLMMQYAQTAAAPAPEPRMKNFQVYRWDPDKGRDKPRLQTYEINLNMSIEPYLKRRTELEKGGSSISNQWKTDKNWMACMSVYSVLQHPLSKLLVEWRQISGTCCPNPKQMMEDNFFIPQAYR; this is encoded by the exons ATGTCCGTGGTCTGTGTTGCCCTGAGTCGACATGTGTTGGCTCTTAGAAACTCTGGCATGTTGCTG ATGATGCAGTACGCTCAGACTGCTGCTGCACCTGCTCCTGAACCCAGAATGAAGAATTTTCAGGTTTACCGGTGGGACCCTGATAAAGGTAGAGACAAACCAAGACTGCAGACGTATGAAATTAATCTAAACAT GTCAATTGAGCCCTACCTGAAAAGAAGAACAGAACTCGAGAAGGGAGGGAGCAGCATTTCCAATCAGTGgaagacagacaaaaactg GATGGCCTGTATGAGCGTATACTCTGTGCTGCAGCACCCGCTGTCCAAGCTACTGGTGGAATGGAGACAAATATCTGGGACCTGCTGTCCTAATCCAA AGCAAATGATGGaagacaatttttttattcCACAGGCATACAGGTAA